In a single window of the Desulfonatronum thiodismutans genome:
- a CDS encoding anaerobic ribonucleoside-triphosphate reductase activating protein — protein MRNHPSPWSRLRGLEPLSLCDWPGRVCAVLFLGGCDLRCPTCHNFHLAWNSEDDPCISRDRALGFLDQRAPWLDGLVVTGGEPALSTDLPEWLAELRARSGLPVKLDTNGMHPDVVERILDIQAADLLAVDLKGPWSKYPVLTGNKITAREAKATLGRIFKLAERHPKHFLFRTTLVPLLTPEDLLETRSLPPSGFLLQTQPFRQPSRPFQGYHPKEQPC, from the coding sequence ATGCGGAATCACCCTTCTCCCTGGTCCAGGCTGCGCGGCCTGGAGCCGCTGAGTTTGTGCGACTGGCCGGGTCGCGTCTGCGCCGTGCTGTTTCTCGGCGGCTGCGACCTGCGTTGCCCCACGTGCCACAACTTCCATCTGGCCTGGAATTCCGAAGACGATCCCTGTATCTCTCGCGACCGAGCTCTCGGCTTTCTCGACCAGCGAGCCCCCTGGCTGGACGGCCTCGTGGTCACCGGCGGAGAGCCGGCTTTGTCCACGGACCTTCCCGAATGGCTCGCCGAATTGCGGGCCCGATCGGGCTTACCCGTCAAGCTGGATACCAACGGCATGCATCCCGACGTCGTGGAGCGTATTCTGGACATCCAGGCCGCGGACCTGTTGGCCGTGGACCTCAAAGGGCCGTGGTCCAAATATCCCGTGTTGACCGGCAACAAAATCACCGCCCGTGAAGCCAAGGCCACCCTGGGCCGGATTTTCAAATTGGCCGAACGCCATCCCAAACACTTTCTGTTCAGAACCACCCTGGTCCCCCTGTTGACGCCGGAGGACCTCCTTGAAACCAGATCTCTCCCTCCCTCCGGATTTCTCTTGCAAACCCAACCTTTTCGCCAACCATCCCGCCCTTTCCAGGGCTATCATCCCAAGGAGCAACCATGCTGA